In Doryrhamphus excisus isolate RoL2022-K1 chromosome 7, RoL_Dexc_1.0, whole genome shotgun sequence, one genomic interval encodes:
- the ncapd3 gene encoding condensin-2 complex subunit D3 isoform X2 produces MALTSALRCLKLSEIPQDWVDAMWDAEFTEVTQMEGHFEEELAACSDEAFRSLYKSLLVYATQLSSSRDDGSQSIWTQLGENGVSVKSLLAVLAFFVLRGRAKAANVRQRVGSLHAASLYLLLLGIPGSIANKVFHEILLDTCLNASLQCWPQDSGKKRKKDTLKSSQAEGKRSKPQRKETFELQMDVDDEDDEEEEVELHFSDQTRIRHALVLLLQSLLRLLQTFALKDKPQSASSCTQIFIRLLYFEPVISELTFSAGQDVTKMQSISEMAFYGLQLLCSPKHGDQRESLRRVFHRLLYVILMMNKGHSGKPELLVPSQAILTTRNQAIRFVCNIVAELKEVALPFLQILLQHICYQMVEKSEFRSHGAQAVGMLTSQMSNADYACFIKWLHKFSRHSKMASRLFSVDVVMVLLGQPERTDDIDDPELSGYLPHKFLIQSLLFAQRNDQSATVQGHAFACLAQCLELQSLNATRAVQNLFCATMTQTMMEGETTEGSLPPPQRTSHSLPFRTVAISDTHTLASDAKENLSLLLRRVQNSMTSVRKSALQALAGLLKHGLIPASWDYLSVLSERSRDPAVSVKKKALLCVGELLNAKPDCSIVQKAWLHGVLPAVADTESSVQEKALEALDQVLLNQIKAYSASCHLDSHQSRAWNLLNMLCDECQNLGRYFSRAFSIWSKQNKFTAMFVTNLISHTEAGHSAGAWLLLSKVVAASPKIPYGNILDAWDSMLSSKNMSDRTCCHVLCVIGEISAHLNEDTKERIVDDLMSWLKTFTMSLEVVSAAIEALHQLGGSEDVKQTQAFLNQHCGELVSLCEVYLAGILLNESGAQNMNEDLMVRHLHTLGVASLNCPARVSKRVVLLVESVVTTHLDKLPEHLDELPASLPLSRFKAISLPTRVRAHGVITLGKLCLQHEELADKYLPVFARELEVGTEVALRNNVVVIMCDLCVRYTNKVDSYIPNISACLRDDDPVVREQTLIMLTNLLQEQFVKWKGSLFFHFMVMLVDPVPANASLCEYCLIHLLLKNNPEMFSQHFIECIFHFNSYSGHNSYNKFPQTDRDKVRFSLKGPQHREKRFRIYRFLLRHFTDAQRFNITNKINQSVLALFADEQLPLDAEGADILSETFNILTLKEMKLQVMSALHGGAAAEEAEEENMAAMAKVVLQAAQNKVVSQVRKKAFIEKTVPLIISLKHLLQRQRSSVLKDLMAYLQVTMQDYRNEVEDFFVGDEQLAAEVEFALKEAEKGSELEKQMDNCSLTEDPNMAPAEASVRGALVVPKLLFPFTFATPQPQRPNALSVRQIQTERVRFSGRSAPEEPASQSIVLEKAVMPAGAAKSRAFSTPKGVNINLTFEEGVSAIYSDKGTSLCEETDVLRVQSTTEPSPPGPRQWNVQSPLRQKKKTNA; encoded by the exons ATGGCGCTGACGTCTGCCTTGCGGTGTTTGAAGTTAAGCGAAATCCCacaag ACTGGGTAGATGCAATGTGGGATGCGGAATTTACAGAGGTGACGCAGATGGAAGGTCACTTTGAGGAGGAGCTGGCAGCCTGTAGTGATGAAGCTTTCCGAAGCCTCTACAAGAGTCTATTGGTTTATGCTACTCAGCTGTCTTCCAGTAGAGATGATGGGTCACAG AGTATCTGGACACAGCTGGGGGAGAATGGCGTGTCGGTGAAGTCTCTGTTGGCCGTGCTGGCCTTCTTTGTGTTGCGAGGACGAGCCAAAGCAGCGAATGTTCGGCAGAGGGTGGGCAGCCTGCATGCTGCTTCGCTGTACCTGCTGCTGCTTGGAATCCCAG GAAGCATCGCCAACAAAGTTTTTCATGAGATTTTGCTGGACACTTGCTTGAACGCATCTTTGCAATGCTGGCCTCAGGACTCTGGCAAGAAGCGCAAGAAGGACACTCTTAAGAGTTCTCAGGCTGAGGGCAAGCGTTCCAAACCACAGCGGAAGGAAACTTTTGAG CTGCAGATGGATGTGGATGATGAagacgacgaggaggaggaagtggagctTCACTTCTCAGACCAAACACGCATCAGACACGCACTGGTTCTTCTGCTTCAAAGTCTTCTCCGACTTCTGCAGACATTTGCACTGAAAGACAAACCACAAAGTGCCAGCAGTTGCACCCAA ATTTTCATCAGGCTGCTCTACTTTGAGCCAGTCATCAGCGAGCTCACATTTTCTGCTGGACA AGATGTCACAAAAATGCAGAGCATCTCAGAGATGGCTTTTTATGGTTTGCAGCTGCTTTGCTCACCAAAACATGGAGACCAGAGAGAG tCCCTGCGCAGGGTTTTCCACCGCCTCCTCTACGTGATCTTGATGATGAATAAAGGGCACAGCGGGAAGCCGGAGTTGCTCGTACCCAGTCAGGCAATCCTTACGACACGTAACCAAGCCATCCgatttgtttg TAACATCGTGGCTGAGCTGAAGGAAGTAGCGCTCCCTTTCTTACAAATTCTGCTGCAGCACATTTGTTACCAG ATGGTGGAGAAAAGCGAGTTTCGAAGCCATGGAGCCCAGgctgttggcatgctaacatccCAGATGTCAAATGCGGACTACGCCTGCTTCATCAAATGGCTGCACAAGTTCTCCAGACATTCAAAG ATGGCGTCCCGCCTGTTCTCTGTGGATGTGGTGATGGTTCTGCTGGGGCAGCCGGAGAGGACTGATGATATTGACGACCCAGAGCTGTCCGGCTACCTGCCGCACAAGTTTCTGATCCAGAGCCTGCTGTTTGCTCAGCGTAACGACCAATCAGCAACTGTCCAAGGCCACGCCTTCGCCTGCCTGGCCCAGTGTCTGGAGCTGCAGTCGCTCAACGCCACCCGTGCTGTCCAAAACCTCTTCTGTGCCA CCATGACGCAGACAATGATGGAGGGGGAAACTACAGAAG GCAGTCTTCCGCCACCTCAGAGAACCTCCCACTCACTGCCCTTCAGGACTGTGGCTATCAGCGACACCCATACCTTGGCCTCTGACG CAAAAGAGAACCTGTCTCTTCTTCTGCGACGTGTGCAAAACTCTATGACAAGCGTGAGGAAATCGGCCCTACAG GCCCTTGCGGGTCTTCTTAAGCACGGTCTGATCCCGGCGAGCTGGGATTACCTGTCGGTGCTGTCGGAGCGCAGCAGAGACCCGGCTGTGTCTGTGAAGAAGAAAGCCCTGCTGTGTGTGGGAGAGTTGCTCAAT GCTAAACCAGATTGCAGCATTGTGCAGAAGGCGTGGCTGCATGGTGTGCTTCCAGCTGTGGCGGACACAGAGAGCTCTGTCCAAGAGAAGGCCCTGGAGGCTCTGGACCAGGTCTTGCTAAACCAGATCAAAGCCTACAGTGCCAGCTGCCACCTTGATAGCCATCAGAGCCGGGCCTGGAACCTGCTGAACATGCTCTGTGATGAGTGCCAGAACCTTGG CCGATACTTCAGCCGGGCCTTTAGCATCTGgtccaaacaaaacaagtttACCGCCATGTTCGTAACTAACCTGATCTCGCACACGGAGGCTGGTCACTCTGCCGGAGCCTGGCTGCTGCTTTCCAAGGTCGTGGCTGCTTCACCCAAAATCCCTTACGGAAACATCCTGGATGCCTGGGACAGCATGCTCAG TTCAAAAAACATGAGCGACAGAACATGTTGTCACGTTTTGTGTGTGATCGGGGAGATATCTGCTCACTTAAATGAAGATACCAAGGAAAGAATAGTTG ATGATCTTATGTCTTGGTTGAAAACCTTTACGATGTCTCTTGAGGTGGTCAGTGCTGCTATCGAGGCTCTTCATCAACTTGGTGGCAGTGAAGATGTCAAACAAACTCAg GCTTTCCTGAATCAGCACTGTGGGGAACTGGTGTCGCTGTGTGAGGTTTATCTAGCCGGCATTCTACTGAATGAAAGTGGAGCCCAGAATATGAATGAAGACCTCATG GTAAGACACCTCCACACTTTGGGTGTTGCGTCTCTCAACTGTCCCGCCAGAGTATCCAAAAGGGTGGTTCTGCTGGTGGAATCTGTTGTCACCACACATCTTGACAAGCTCCCAG AGCATCTGGATGAGCTGCCAGCTTCCCTGCCTCTGTCCCGATTCAAAGCAATCTCTCTGCCCACCAGAGTCAGAGCACATGGTGTCATCACTTTGG GTAAGCTGTGTCTGCAGCACGAGGAATTGGCAGACAAGTACCTTCCCGTGTTCGCCAGAGAGCTGGAGGTCGGCACAGAAGTGGCCTTACGCAACAACGTGGTGGTGATCATGTGCGATCTATGTGTTCGATACACAAACAAAGTGGACAGTTACATCCCCAACATCTCTGCCTGTCTACGAGACGATGACCCAGTCGTCAGGGAGCAGACGCTCATCATGTTGACCAACCTCCTCCAG GAGCAGTTTGTGAAATGGAAGGGTTCTCTTTTCTTCCACTTCATGGTCATGCTTGTTGATCCTGTCCCGGCTAATGCCAG TCTGTGTGAATACTGCTTGATCCACTTACTGCTGAAGAATAACCCAGAAATGTTTAGTCAGCATTTCATTGAGTGCATTTTCCACTTCAACTCCTACAGTGGACACAATTCCTACAACAAGTTCCCTCAGACTGACAG ggatAAAGTCAGGTTCTCTCTGAAAGGACCTCAACATCGTGAGAAACGTTTTCGGATTTACCGGTTTCTGCTCCGGCACTTCACTGATGCTCAGCGCTTCAACATCACCAACAAGATCAACCAAAGCGTGTTAG CCTTGTTTGCTGATGAACAGCTGCCTCTTGATGCCGAGGGTGCGGACATCCTATCGGAGACCTTCAACATACTGACTCTAAAAGAGATGAAGCTGCAAGTCATGTCTGCTCTACATGGAGGTGCTGCAGCTGAGGAAGCCGAAGAGGAGAACATGGCGGCGATGGCCAAAGTTGTCCTGCAGGCAGCTCAAAATAAAGTGGTGTCTCAG GTCAGGAAGAAGGCTTTCATAGAGAAAACGGTTCCACTCATCATCAGCCTGAAGCACTTACTGCAGCGCCAACGCTCTTCTGTCCTCAAAGATCTCATGGCCTACCTCCAG GTCACTATGCAGGATTACCGTAATGAGGTTGAGGATTTTTTCGTTGGAGATGAGCAACTCGCAGCAGAGGTGGAGTTTGCTCTTAAGGAAGCTGAGAAGGGGAGCGAGTTGGAGAAGCAGATGGACAACTGCAGCCTCACGGAAGACCCAAACATGGCGCCGGCTGAG GCTTCGGTCCGTGGCGCTCTGGTCGTGCCCAAGCTGCTTTTTCCTTTCACCTTCGCCACGCCGCAGCCACAACGTCCAAATGCTCTGTCTGTGAGACAGATACAGACTGA GCGTGTGCGTTTCTCTGGCAGATCCGCACCAGAAGAACCAGCGTCACAGTCCATTGTTCTGGAAAAAGCAG TGATGCCCGCCGGTGCTGCGAAGAGCAGAGCCTTCAGCACACCCAAAG GTGTCAACATCAACCTGACTTTTGAGGAGGGAGTCAGCGCCATCTACAGTGATAAAGGAACAA GTCTTTGCGAGGAGACGGACGTTCTTCGTGTACAGTCGACTACAGAACC ATCCCCGCCTGGACCGAGGCAGTGGAATGTGCAGTCCCCACTTCgtcagaaaaagaaaacaaatgcttAG
- the ncapd3 gene encoding condensin-2 complex subunit D3 isoform X1 has translation MALTSALRCLKLSEIPQDWVDAMWDAEFTEVTQMEGHFEEELAACSDEAFRSLYKSLLVYATQLSSSRDDGSQSIWTQLGENGVSVKSLLAVLAFFVLRGRAKAANVRQRVGSLHAASLYLLLLGIPGSIANKVFHEILLDTCLNASLQCWPQDSGKKRKKDTLKSSQAEGKRSKPQRKETFELQMDVDDEDDEEEEVELHFSDQTRIRHALVLLLQSLLRLLQTFALKDKPQSASSCTQIFIRLLYFEPVISELTFSAGQDVTKMQSISEMAFYGLQLLCSPKHGDQRESLRRVFHRLLYVILMMNKGHSGKPELLVPSQAILTTRNQAIRFVCNIVAELKEVALPFLQILLQHICYQMVEKSEFRSHGAQAVGMLTSQMSNADYACFIKWLHKFSRHSKMASRLFSVDVVMVLLGQPERTDDIDDPELSGYLPHKFLIQSLLFAQRNDQSATVQGHAFACLAQCLELQSLNATRAVQNLFCATMTQTMMEGETTEGSLPPPQRTSHSLPFRTVAISDTHTLASDAKENLSLLLRRVQNSMTSVRKSALQALAGLLKHGLIPASWDYLSVLSERSRDPAVSVKKKALLCVGELLNAKPDCSIVQKAWLHGVLPAVADTESSVQEKALEALDQVLLNQIKAYSASCHLDSHQSRAWNLLNMLCDECQNLGRYFSRAFSIWSKQNKFTAMFVTNLISHTEAGHSAGAWLLLSKVVAASPKIPYGNILDAWDSMLSSKNMSDRTCCHVLCVIGEISAHLNEDTKERIVDDLMSWLKTFTMSLEVVSAAIEALHQLGGSEDVKQTQAFLNQHCGELVSLCEVYLAGILLNESGAQNMNEDLMVRHLHTLGVASLNCPARVSKRVVLLVESVVTTHLDKLPEHLDELPASLPLSRFKAISLPTRVRAHGVITLGKLCLQHEELADKYLPVFARELEVGTEVALRNNVVVIMCDLCVRYTNKVDSYIPNISACLRDDDPVVREQTLIMLTNLLQEQFVKWKGSLFFHFMVMLVDPVPANASLCEYCLIHLLLKNNPEMFSQHFIECIFHFNSYSGHNSYNKFPQTDRDKVRFSLKGPQHREKRFRIYRFLLRHFTDAQRFNITNKINQSVLALFADEQLPLDAEGADILSETFNILTLKEMKLQVMSALHGGAAAEEAEEENMAAMAKVVLQAAQNKVVSQVRKKAFIEKTVPLIISLKHLLQRQRSSVLKDLMAYLQVTMQDYRNEVEDFFVGDEQLAAEVEFALKEAEKGSELEKQMDNCSLTEDPNMAPAEASVRGALVVPKLLFPFTFATPQPQRPNALSVRQIQTERVRFSGRSAPEEPASQSIVLEKAVMPAGAAKSRAFSTPKGVNINLTFEEGVSAIYSDKGTSLCEETDVLRVQSTTEPSPPGPRQWNVQSPLRQKKKTNA, from the exons ATGGCTCTGACGTCTGCCTTGCGGTGTTTGAAGTTAAGCGAAATCCCAcaag ACTGGGTAGATGCAATGTGGGATGCGGAATTTACAGAGGTGACGCAGATGGAAGGTCACTTTGAGGAGGAGCTGGCAGCCTGTAGTGATGAAGCTTTCCGAAGCCTCTACAAGAGTCTATTGGTTTATGCTACTCAGCTGTCTTCCAGTAGAGATGATGGGTCACAG AGTATCTGGACACAGCTGGGGGAGAATGGCGTGTCGGTGAAGTCTCTGTTGGCCGTGCTGGCCTTCTTTGTGTTGCGAGGACGAGCCAAAGCAGCGAATGTTCGGCAGAGGGTGGGCAGCCTGCATGCTGCTTCGCTGTACCTGCTGCTGCTTGGAATCCCAG GAAGCATCGCCAACAAAGTTTTTCATGAGATTTTGCTGGACACTTGCTTGAACGCATCTTTGCAATGCTGGCCTCAGGACTCTGGCAAGAAGCGCAAGAAGGACACTCTTAAGAGTTCTCAGGCTGAGGGCAAGCGTTCCAAACCACAGCGGAAGGAAACTTTTGAG CTGCAGATGGATGTGGATGATGAagacgacgaggaggaggaagtggagctTCACTTCTCAGACCAAACACGCATCAGACACGCACTGGTTCTTCTGCTTCAAAGTCTTCTCCGACTTCTGCAGACATTTGCACTGAAAGACAAACCACAAAGTGCCAGCAGTTGCACCCAA ATTTTCATCAGGCTGCTCTACTTTGAGCCAGTCATCAGCGAGCTCACATTTTCTGCTGGACA AGATGTCACAAAAATGCAGAGCATCTCAGAGATGGCTTTTTATGGTTTGCAGCTGCTTTGCTCACCAAAACATGGAGACCAGAGAGAG tCCCTGCGCAGGGTTTTCCACCGCCTCCTCTACGTGATCTTGATGATGAATAAAGGGCACAGCGGGAAGCCGGAGTTGCTCGTACCCAGTCAGGCAATCCTTACGACACGTAACCAAGCCATCCgatttgtttg TAACATCGTGGCTGAGCTGAAGGAAGTAGCGCTCCCTTTCTTACAAATTCTGCTGCAGCACATTTGTTACCAG ATGGTGGAGAAAAGCGAGTTTCGAAGCCATGGAGCCCAGgctgttggcatgctaacatccCAGATGTCAAATGCGGACTACGCCTGCTTCATCAAATGGCTGCACAAGTTCTCCAGACATTCAAAG ATGGCGTCCCGCCTGTTCTCTGTGGATGTGGTGATGGTTCTGCTGGGGCAGCCGGAGAGGACTGATGATATTGACGACCCAGAGCTGTCCGGCTACCTGCCGCACAAGTTTCTGATCCAGAGCCTGCTGTTTGCTCAGCGTAACGACCAATCAGCAACTGTCCAAGGCCACGCCTTCGCCTGCCTGGCCCAGTGTCTGGAGCTGCAGTCGCTCAACGCCACCCGTGCTGTCCAAAACCTCTTCTGTGCCA CCATGACGCAGACAATGATGGAGGGGGAAACTACAGAAG GCAGTCTTCCGCCACCTCAGAGAACCTCCCACTCACTGCCCTTCAGGACTGTGGCTATCAGCGACACCCATACCTTGGCCTCTGACG CAAAAGAGAACCTGTCTCTTCTTCTGCGACGTGTGCAAAACTCTATGACAAGCGTGAGGAAATCGGCCCTACAG GCCCTTGCGGGTCTTCTTAAGCACGGTCTGATCCCGGCGAGCTGGGATTACCTGTCGGTGCTGTCGGAGCGCAGCAGAGACCCGGCTGTGTCTGTGAAGAAGAAAGCCCTGCTGTGTGTGGGAGAGTTGCTCAAT GCTAAACCAGATTGCAGCATTGTGCAGAAGGCGTGGCTGCATGGTGTGCTTCCAGCTGTGGCGGACACAGAGAGCTCTGTCCAAGAGAAGGCCCTGGAGGCTCTGGACCAGGTCTTGCTAAACCAGATCAAAGCCTACAGTGCCAGCTGCCACCTTGATAGCCATCAGAGCCGGGCCTGGAACCTGCTGAACATGCTCTGTGATGAGTGCCAGAACCTTGG CCGATACTTCAGCCGGGCCTTTAGCATCTGgtccaaacaaaacaagtttACCGCCATGTTCGTAACTAACCTGATCTCGCACACGGAGGCTGGTCACTCTGCCGGAGCCTGGCTGCTGCTTTCCAAGGTCGTGGCTGCTTCACCCAAAATCCCTTACGGAAACATCCTGGATGCCTGGGACAGCATGCTCAG TTCAAAAAACATGAGCGACAGAACATGTTGTCACGTTTTGTGTGTGATCGGGGAGATATCTGCTCACTTAAATGAAGATACCAAGGAAAGAATAGTTG ATGATCTTATGTCTTGGTTGAAAACCTTTACGATGTCTCTTGAGGTGGTCAGTGCTGCTATCGAGGCTCTTCATCAACTTGGTGGCAGTGAAGATGTCAAACAAACTCAg GCTTTCCTGAATCAGCACTGTGGGGAACTGGTGTCGCTGTGTGAGGTTTATCTAGCCGGCATTCTACTGAATGAAAGTGGAGCCCAGAATATGAATGAAGACCTCATG GTAAGACACCTCCACACTTTGGGTGTTGCGTCTCTCAACTGTCCCGCCAGAGTATCCAAAAGGGTGGTTCTGCTGGTGGAATCTGTTGTCACCACACATCTTGACAAGCTCCCAG AGCATCTGGATGAGCTGCCAGCTTCCCTGCCTCTGTCCCGATTCAAAGCAATCTCTCTGCCCACCAGAGTCAGAGCACATGGTGTCATCACTTTGG GTAAGCTGTGTCTGCAGCACGAGGAATTGGCAGACAAGTACCTTCCCGTGTTCGCCAGAGAGCTGGAGGTCGGCACAGAAGTGGCCTTACGCAACAACGTGGTGGTGATCATGTGCGATCTATGTGTTCGATACACAAACAAAGTGGACAGTTACATCCCCAACATCTCTGCCTGTCTACGAGACGATGACCCAGTCGTCAGGGAGCAGACGCTCATCATGTTGACCAACCTCCTCCAG GAGCAGTTTGTGAAATGGAAGGGTTCTCTTTTCTTCCACTTCATGGTCATGCTTGTTGATCCTGTCCCGGCTAATGCCAG TCTGTGTGAATACTGCTTGATCCACTTACTGCTGAAGAATAACCCAGAAATGTTTAGTCAGCATTTCATTGAGTGCATTTTCCACTTCAACTCCTACAGTGGACACAATTCCTACAACAAGTTCCCTCAGACTGACAG ggatAAAGTCAGGTTCTCTCTGAAAGGACCTCAACATCGTGAGAAACGTTTTCGGATTTACCGGTTTCTGCTCCGGCACTTCACTGATGCTCAGCGCTTCAACATCACCAACAAGATCAACCAAAGCGTGTTAG CCTTGTTTGCTGATGAACAGCTGCCTCTTGATGCCGAGGGTGCGGACATCCTATCGGAGACCTTCAACATACTGACTCTAAAAGAGATGAAGCTGCAAGTCATGTCTGCTCTACATGGAGGTGCTGCAGCTGAGGAAGCCGAAGAGGAGAACATGGCGGCGATGGCCAAAGTTGTCCTGCAGGCAGCTCAAAATAAAGTGGTGTCTCAG GTCAGGAAGAAGGCTTTCATAGAGAAAACGGTTCCACTCATCATCAGCCTGAAGCACTTACTGCAGCGCCAACGCTCTTCTGTCCTCAAAGATCTCATGGCCTACCTCCAG GTCACTATGCAGGATTACCGTAATGAGGTTGAGGATTTTTTCGTTGGAGATGAGCAACTCGCAGCAGAGGTGGAGTTTGCTCTTAAGGAAGCTGAGAAGGGGAGCGAGTTGGAGAAGCAGATGGACAACTGCAGCCTCACGGAAGACCCAAACATGGCGCCGGCTGAG GCTTCGGTCCGTGGCGCTCTGGTCGTGCCCAAGCTGCTTTTTCCTTTCACCTTCGCCACGCCGCAGCCACAACGTCCAAATGCTCTGTCTGTGAGACAGATACAGACTGA GCGTGTGCGTTTCTCTGGCAGATCCGCACCAGAAGAACCAGCGTCACAGTCCATTGTTCTGGAAAAAGCAG TGATGCCCGCCGGTGCTGCGAAGAGCAGAGCCTTCAGCACACCCAAAG GTGTCAACATCAACCTGACTTTTGAGGAGGGAGTCAGCGCCATCTACAGTGATAAAGGAACAA GTCTTTGCGAGGAGACGGACGTTCTTCGTGTACAGTCGACTACAGAACC ATCCCCGCCTGGACCGAGGCAGTGGAATGTGCAGTCCCCACTTCgtcagaaaaagaaaacaaatgcttAG